Genomic DNA from Lactuca sativa cultivar Salinas chromosome 8, Lsat_Salinas_v11, whole genome shotgun sequence:
gaggtgagtttcattccaataggaatgggtctacggccacaatgccgacccgtttagttagcagtagtttcggacctcggtctgatgcagtagttagattgcttgatgtctttgtgattcaagcatgttttgtgttatgtgttccggaccctggtctgatgcagtatgcaatatatgtgttcatgctagttgatatgtttatgctatattatgttcagttagttccggacttcggtccgatgcagtttccggacttcggtccgatgcaagggataaggtcccagtcagttccgaacttcagtctgatgcagtcagttccggacttcgtccGATGCactttccggacttcggtccgatgcagagggcaagaccctggttagttccggactttggtccgatgcagtttccggacttcggtccgatgcagagggcaaggccctggttagtttccagacttcagtccgatacagtttccggatttcggtccgatgtagtgggcaatgcccgatatgtgttttatatgttattgtatggtatgcagTAGTTTGGggggctcactaagctttgtgcttatagttttcagtttttggtttcaagtactcagttttcaaaagaagagctcgggaagattgcagtgcacacaccattttttcagcctgggatgtttatattctgatatacttgacagttgttataatattttgagatacattgcttatgatttttatatgaggtttatcgactatggtttttattatttaattaaacgaaattttcagactgtgtttttgggatgttacacaagaagtcaataaattaataagaagtttttaaataaacaaGATGtatacccgcgcaaagcggcggcgaCAATTATTACTATTTCGACAAATGGTTTTTTTATTCCGAAAATGTTATTTAACTGTTTCAATGACTATAAATTTTATGGCTAATATGTTAGAAAATTTTCATGTCCAACATTTGGGCAAAACATCATGCCCACGTTAAAAAGGAAAAAAGATTAATTGATTTTTCCTTCCTTAAATATTTTCGTTGATTATTTTTTTACCATGAttagtttttatttataaaaggatGAGTGGTTTGTGCATAACAAATTTATACAttaatttatcaaatatatacctcttaaaattcaagaaaaattaaatatactttataatatagttaagatctctctctctctctctctctctctctctctctctctatatatatatatatatatatatatatatatatatatatatatatatatatatatatttccaacAACTCATATAATAAGGTTACAAATCATATGATCACTAGAATCTTCAAAAATGATGAGTATCTTTTGTCCTTAAATATTTCCTTCTGTTTTACTCATTCGTGAAATGAGACACTAATGCAAAAGAAAAGATATTAGACAATTTATAATAGAGTATTATAACACTAATTCAAAAGATTTTTGGAGCAAGTTATCTACAATACATACCATTACAACCATAACAAATATGGTGGGGGTTTTATGTGAGTGTCATCTCAATAACTCATCATCACACAAAGACCAAATGAACTTGTTATACCATAACTGTACATCatcttttttaattaaaaataaataaaaatgtctCAAAGATCAAACTACCTTGGCTACATGACCCAAGCTTGCTCATCTCCCATTAATCGTCCTCCCACGCCACAACCACCACGATGATGCACAGGGGGTGGTGTGAACGATCATGGTGGCAATGAAACACAATTATGATTTGTatacaagaaagtcttatagtttattatagttcactataaaaataataataataataataatttgctATGGTTTTAGAGTGCATATGGGCATCGTACATTGGGTAAATACCTAACTGCTAATACTTTTATCTCTGTCCTATATTAAAATTCTATCAAACAAATTTTGAACCAAATGACTGAATAATCTTCACCGCATAAAATACAAATTGCATATGAACAATACTCCAAACTATCGATTACAAAGCAAACTCTTGGAACAAACATTGTATATCTGAAAAATTGATAGAttttagaaaataataataataataataattaaatcaAAAAGCGTACTGGTAATCATCCATTAAATTGACATCAAACCAATAATTAGAGTTGAGCATTTAAGTGTTTGACAAGTTAGCAATTTGCCAAAAATTACCAcaccaaaataaaataatagcaAATTGTAAACATGGACGAAATAGACGAGTTGAAAGAGTCACAAGGGGTTCCAGTTGAGTTGAccaacaatttattattattttgtgtggttttgtgATTTTTTTAGATAGTTAATTTATCGAATGGAATCCCTGTGACAcccgaaaaaataaataaaagacatTTGGTAATTTCTAATATTGTGAGCTTGAGTTGAAAGAAGGAAGAAAGTAAAGATAGTGAAAATGAAAATTTACATTTCATAATTCATAAGTAAACTACAAGTTGGTACACTTTTGATAAACTAAGCAAATAAATTTCCTCATAATTTCTTAGGGATTCACTTTTTCAGTATTTTATACAAACAGCTAAATCCTAATATCTTTGGTTTTTGCAACTATAGTCTCCAGCTTGAAGTATTCTTTTACCAGGTTATATAACACGGGATTGAACAGGAGGTCTCTCGAGTGCAATTTTACCTAATCGCCCTTTTCTAAAGTCTGACAAGATCCGAAAGGCCGCTTGATGCTCATCTCCATTGAACAACTCGATTGCAAGTTTGTGGACAAATCTATGAATTTACAAAAAGAACACATATTAAGTCATAGACTATACAAGCTTTGTGGGGCTATTTTCAATGACGAGGATAAGGAGGGCACTCATGTCTTTTGCACAGACAAGATATTGAGGGTATTCATGTCTTTTTTTTGTAGGACTATTTTTGATGACGAGGATAAGGACAAAAAGTTGCAACTTTTGTACCACTGACATTAGTCTCGATTCCTGTCCTAGTCCAATGCAGTCCAATCCAGGACAAACACAGTACAGTCTGTTTTGTCATGTCATGTTctgtaaaacaaaaaaacaaacaaacgcGCCCTAAAAGCCATATGGTGGATAGAATtgggttaaaaaaaaaaaaaaaacatttgtaaCGTACGTTCTACCACATCGACCATCTGTGTCAATCTTGTAACGCTCCCAAAGAACATTGTTATCTACCAAAAACAAGAATGGAAATTGATTGTTAAATACTCGGTAAAAAAAGTGGTCAAGATAAAATTTTAGTCAATCAATGTCTTATGAATATTGCAAAGGTTTAATTTTTGGAAACGATTCCAAATGTAAATCTAACAATTGTCCTTTGTCAATATTACAAAGTACAAACAACTCGATGGTTTTGATTTTGGGGAGAAACATTTGTTTATTTGTATTTaatgagggtattttggacagGACAAATTGCAACAAATAACAACAcacttttacttcatttctattgattgtaaaaatcattacaaaaccATCCAACTTTCGAAAACCGTTATAAAAGTCAATTATGTTACAATTGCATTAGTTAAAATTACCCAAGTGAAAAGAAGAAACAATCCTAAAAGACCAATTAAATGCTTGTTCATGCAACAATTTTTCACTCCTTTTTACCAATTTATGCAACAATGTttccattttttttctttaacaaaacatataaataaacaaagaaaaaagGATCATACTTGCTTCCGGAAGCTTCGAGAGCATTTGTACAAAAACACCCGCAACATCTGTAAAATCATACGATTTTTCCCCAATGTCATCACAAATAGCAAGCTTTATAGCTGCTGATTGATCACTCATCCTCATTGGGATTATTCCAGGAGAATCCAACAACTCTAGATCACTTCCAAAACGAACCCATCTTTTTACCAAGATCacaaaaaccaaataaaaaaattaaattaagatgaacatgattttataaaaacaaaaatactaAAATTAAATAAGCAACATACTTTAACGATCGTGTTACACCCGGTCTTGGAGCAGCTGGACACATACGACGCTTCAATAGACGATTGATCAAAGAAGACTTTCCAACATTTGGGTAACCAACTATTCCAGCTCGAACCTAAAAATTGCatgaaatagcaatctactttactCTTTTTACCAATATAAGCAATGTACTTATATGTCTTTACAAAAATAGCAATATTGAACATGAAATTTGTAACCATTTTATGGATAAAAATAAAGTACATTGCTGATATTGGTAGAAAAAGTAAGGCATTTGAGGTTAAGTAGAACTCACTGCACGAGGAAGCAGTCCTCTTGCTCTACGTTTCATATTCACCTCTGCAGCTACTGACTTTGCTAATCTTCCTAACTTCATGCTTCCCTGTACTTTTCATAAAAAACAGCCATTAATTcttgttttcttgttttttttttaaataaagtgaATACGAAAGTAATAGTATACCATCCCAAGCTGTCCATTGGAGAAGACAACCTTTATTCCTTGTCTACCATAATAATCTGCCCAAGCATTCCGATCAGCAGTTGATATCATGTCTTCTCTGTTCAATACCAAGATTCTTTTTCTATTACCGAGCCATGAATCCATCTGATTGTCATTGTTCATGTAAAGCTTAAGAGTATAAGGACTTAAATTGACATAAATGAAAGTATAAGTATAAGGATATGaattaacataaaaaaaagaAGATTACCAGAGGGTGGCTTGTGGACATTGGGATCCTACCATCTCTTACTTCTATGACAACATCCATCAACTTGAGCTGTTCTTTGAGTTCTCTTTCTGTTTTTCCAATATGGCCTGGGTACCACTGAGGAATATTACAGATACTAATATGTCAATTTTAAAATTATGATA
This window encodes:
- the LOC111913766 gene encoding DAR GTPase 3, chloroplastic, which gives rise to MAVHLSGVFFSKASISPPIFQHRRRPPSTVVTAASAAPPPSLPPTIQTIGGKSANWYGNSDMNSSNSMVSFEEEYDWADLETDLYHWTKSLRPVQWYPGHIGKTERELKEQLKLMDVVIEVRDGRIPMSTSHPLMDSWLGNRKRILVLNREDMISTADRNAWADYYGRQGIKVVFSNGQLGMGSMKLGRLAKSVAAEVNMKRRARGLLPRAVRAGIVGYPNVGKSSLINRLLKRRMCPAAPRPGVTRSLKWVRFGSDLELLDSPGIIPMRMSDQSAAIKLAICDDIGEKSYDFTDVAGVFVQMLSKLPEANNNVLWERYKIDTDGRCGRTFVHKLAIELFNGDEHQAAFRILSDFRKGRLGKIALERPPVQSRVI